One stretch of Clavibacter californiensis DNA includes these proteins:
- a CDS encoding LysR substrate-binding domain-containing protein produces the protein MLDPTLLATFLAVADTRSFTQAAARLGISQPTVSQQVRRLERAVDRTLIARDTRAMRLTDAGDAMAGFARTILAAHRAAESYFGGSEVSGRLRFGTADDLAITQLPRILRHFRQLHPQIELELTVTQSGPLHRRLLAGQLDLILTKTTVDEQPTARLVGRDRMVWVGLERTLVEPGATVPLIAYRAPSISRQMAMDALERAGRTWRITCSTRDVNGVLAAVRAGMGVAVLPQALIPTDLVKVTSRLGLPELDEVDYVLMDNPAGPRASIEALTSAIMSRGVTRAS, from the coding sequence GTGCTCGATCCGACCCTGCTCGCGACCTTCCTCGCCGTCGCCGACACCCGCAGCTTCACGCAGGCGGCAGCGCGCCTCGGGATCAGCCAGCCGACCGTGAGCCAGCAGGTGCGGCGACTCGAGCGGGCCGTCGACCGCACGCTCATCGCGCGCGACACCCGCGCCATGCGACTCACCGACGCGGGCGACGCGATGGCGGGCTTCGCGCGCACGATCCTCGCGGCGCACCGCGCGGCGGAGAGCTACTTCGGCGGATCCGAGGTGAGCGGCCGCCTGCGCTTCGGGACCGCGGACGACCTGGCCATCACGCAGCTGCCGCGGATCCTCCGCCACTTCCGGCAGCTGCACCCGCAGATCGAGCTGGAGCTCACGGTGACGCAGAGCGGGCCGCTGCACCGGCGCCTGCTCGCGGGCCAGCTCGACCTGATCCTCACCAAGACCACGGTCGACGAGCAGCCGACCGCGCGCCTCGTGGGCCGCGACCGGATGGTGTGGGTGGGCCTCGAGCGCACGCTCGTGGAGCCGGGCGCCACCGTGCCGCTCATCGCGTACCGCGCGCCGAGCATCAGCAGGCAGATGGCGATGGACGCCCTCGAGCGGGCGGGCCGCACCTGGCGGATCACGTGCAGCACGCGCGACGTGAACGGCGTGCTCGCCGCCGTGCGCGCCGGCATGGGGGTCGCGGTGCTCCCGCAGGCGCTGATCCCGACGGACCTCGTGAAGGTGACATCGCGGCTCGGCCTGCCCGAGCTCGACGAGGTGGACTACGTGCTGATGGACAACCCCGCCGGGCCGCGCGCGTCCATCGAGGCGCTGACCTCGGCGATCATGTCGCGCGGGGTGACGCGCGCGAGCTGA
- the purU gene encoding formyltetrahydrofolate deformylase: MTDQATPARPPHRVLVFSCDDRPGIVHAIAGAIVEAGGDITESQQFSSADTGRFFMRLQIQSAADDDRLADALAAVVERYDATWHLDEVGRPLRTLVLGSTAEHCVNDLLFRQRAGQLPVEIPLVLSNHGRLADLAGFYGVPFEHVPVTDDASKRAFEERVIRAVEEHDIELVVLARYMQILSPELCARLGGRIINIHHSFLPGFKGANPYKQAHARGVKLIGATAHFVTSDLDEGPIVEQNVVRVDHSRSARELMAIGQDEESRTLTQAVRWFAEHRVLLDGARTIIFR; the protein is encoded by the coding sequence ATGACCGATCAGGCCACCCCCGCGCGTCCGCCGCACCGCGTCCTCGTCTTCTCCTGCGACGACCGACCGGGCATCGTGCACGCCATCGCGGGCGCGATCGTCGAGGCCGGCGGCGACATCACCGAGTCGCAGCAGTTCTCGAGCGCCGACACGGGCCGGTTCTTCATGCGGCTGCAGATCCAGAGCGCGGCCGACGACGACCGGCTGGCCGACGCGCTGGCCGCCGTGGTCGAGCGGTACGACGCCACGTGGCACCTCGACGAGGTGGGCCGGCCGCTGCGCACGCTCGTGCTGGGATCCACCGCCGAGCACTGCGTCAACGACCTGCTGTTCCGGCAGCGCGCGGGCCAGCTGCCCGTCGAGATCCCGCTGGTGCTCAGCAACCACGGGAGGCTGGCCGATCTCGCGGGCTTCTACGGCGTGCCGTTCGAGCACGTGCCCGTCACCGACGACGCGTCGAAGCGGGCGTTCGAGGAGCGCGTGATCCGCGCGGTCGAGGAGCACGACATCGAGCTGGTGGTGCTCGCGCGCTACATGCAGATCCTCTCCCCCGAGCTCTGCGCGCGCCTCGGCGGCCGGATCATCAACATCCACCACTCCTTCCTGCCCGGCTTCAAGGGCGCGAACCCCTACAAGCAGGCGCACGCGCGGGGCGTCAAGCTCATCGGCGCGACCGCCCACTTCGTCACGAGCGACCTCGACGAGGGCCCGATCGTGGAGCAGAACGTCGTGCGGGTCGACCACTCGCGCAGCGCCCGCGAGCTCATGGCCATCGGCCAGGACGAGGAGTCGCGCACTCTCACGCAGGCCGTGCGCTGGTTCGCGGAGCACCGCGTGCTGCTCGACGGCGCGCGGACGATCATCTTCCGCTGA
- a CDS encoding metal-dependent transcriptional regulator, which translates to MSVDELSSAAQDYLKLIWSATEWTDQPMTVSRLAERLGIRPATASDGIRRLTAQGLVEHRPYGSIELTDDGRRHAIQMVRRHRLLETFLVEVLGYGWDEVHDEAEVLEHAVSDDFVARIDQHLGHPSRDPHGDPIPSADGEPHLPDATVLADAAADRPMRVRRISDEDPRLLRELAEHGIGLDATLVREAASGSPGAVRVTVDGSAARRLTPAAASAVWVSDAG; encoded by the coding sequence ATGTCCGTCGACGAGCTCTCCAGCGCCGCGCAGGACTACCTCAAGCTCATCTGGTCGGCGACAGAGTGGACCGACCAGCCGATGACCGTCAGCCGCCTCGCGGAGCGCCTGGGGATCCGGCCCGCGACCGCCTCCGACGGGATCCGCCGCCTCACCGCGCAGGGCCTCGTGGAGCACCGGCCGTACGGCAGCATCGAGCTCACCGACGACGGCCGGCGCCACGCGATCCAGATGGTGCGCCGCCACCGCCTGCTCGAGACGTTCCTCGTGGAGGTGCTCGGCTACGGCTGGGACGAGGTGCACGACGAGGCCGAGGTGCTCGAGCACGCGGTCTCCGACGACTTCGTGGCGCGCATCGACCAGCACCTCGGGCACCCGTCGCGGGATCCGCACGGCGACCCCATCCCCTCGGCCGACGGCGAGCCGCACCTGCCGGACGCGACCGTTCTCGCGGACGCGGCCGCCGACCGGCCCATGCGCGTGCGCCGCATCTCCGACGAGGACCCGCGTCTGCTGCGCGAGCTCGCCGAGCACGGCATCGGGCTCGACGCGACGCTCGTGCGCGAGGCCGCATCCGGCTCTCCCGGCGCCGTGCGCGTGACGGTCGACGGATCCGCAGCGAGGCGGCTCACGCCCGCCGCCGCCTCCGCGGTCTGGGTGTCCGACGCCGGCTGA
- a CDS encoding Nramp family divalent metal transporter: MTRTAPERARARRPVTGPRLVLLLGPAFVAAIAYVDPGNVAANLTAGARYGYLLVWVLVAANLIAVLVQYQSAKLGLVTGRSLPELLGQRLPATRRRAFWVQAELIAAATDLAEVIGGAIALHLLFGIPLVAGGVIVGLISIGLLAVQSRHGQRPFELVIGALLVVITVGFLTGLVVSPLSGSGIAGGLVPRFDGPDSVLLAASMLGATVMPHAVYLHSSLSRDRHGVQRDPGVLRRLLTATRWDVITALAVAGAVNISMLLIAAASLGGVPGTDSIEGAHAAITASLGPVVGVVFAVGLLASGLASTSVGAYAGAAIMGGLLHVKVPLLARRVVTLIPALAILAVGVDPTTALVTSQVVLSLGIPFALVPLIRLTGDRRVMGEHVDRPLTRIAAWVAVSLVVVLNVALVVLTFTG, from the coding sequence ATGACCCGCACCGCCCCCGAGCGCGCCCGCGCGCGTCGGCCCGTCACGGGCCCGCGGCTCGTGCTCCTGCTGGGACCGGCGTTCGTCGCGGCCATCGCGTACGTGGATCCCGGCAACGTCGCCGCGAACCTGACCGCGGGCGCGCGCTACGGCTACCTGCTGGTGTGGGTGCTCGTCGCCGCGAACCTCATCGCCGTGCTCGTGCAGTACCAGTCGGCGAAGCTCGGGCTCGTCACGGGCCGCAGCCTCCCCGAGCTCCTCGGCCAGCGGCTGCCGGCCACGCGTCGCCGCGCCTTCTGGGTGCAGGCCGAGCTGATCGCGGCGGCCACCGACCTCGCGGAGGTCATCGGCGGGGCGATCGCGCTGCACCTGCTGTTCGGGATCCCGCTCGTCGCGGGCGGCGTGATCGTCGGCCTCATCTCGATCGGCCTCCTCGCCGTGCAGTCGCGGCACGGGCAGCGACCGTTCGAGCTCGTGATCGGCGCGCTCCTCGTGGTGATCACGGTGGGCTTCCTCACCGGCCTCGTCGTGAGCCCGCTGTCGGGATCCGGCATCGCGGGCGGTCTCGTGCCGCGCTTCGACGGGCCGGACAGCGTGCTGCTCGCTGCGAGCATGCTCGGCGCCACCGTGATGCCGCACGCGGTCTACCTGCACTCGTCGCTCAGCCGCGACCGGCACGGCGTCCAGAGGGACCCGGGCGTGCTGAGGCGGCTCCTCACCGCGACGCGCTGGGACGTGATCACCGCGCTCGCCGTGGCCGGCGCCGTCAACATCTCCATGCTCCTCATCGCGGCCGCGAGCCTCGGCGGCGTGCCCGGCACCGACTCGATCGAGGGGGCGCACGCGGCCATCACGGCGTCGCTCGGGCCGGTCGTCGGCGTGGTGTTCGCGGTCGGGCTGCTCGCGTCGGGGCTCGCGTCGACGTCCGTGGGCGCCTACGCGGGCGCGGCGATCATGGGCGGCCTGCTGCACGTGAAGGTGCCGCTGCTCGCGCGCCGCGTGGTGACGCTGATCCCCGCGCTCGCGATCCTCGCCGTCGGCGTCGACCCGACCACGGCGCTCGTGACCAGCCAGGTCGTCCTGAGCCTCGGGATCCCGTTCGCGCTCGTCCCGCTGATCCGCCTGACGGGCGACCGCCGCGTGATGGGCGAGCACGTCGACCGGCCGCTCACGCGCATCGCGGCGTGGGTCGCGGTGTCGCTCGTGGTGGTGCTGAACGTCGCGCTCGTGGTGCTGACCTTCACGGGCTGA
- a CDS encoding aldo/keto reductase gives MHYRNLGNSGAVVSTYALGTMTFGAEADEETSGRILEAYVEGGGTFIDTADVYTSGVSEEIVGRWLQAHPTEADQLVVATKGRFPMGEGNNDVGTSRRHLTRALDDSLRRLGVDTIDLYQMHAWDAVTPLEETLRFLDDAVRAGKISYYGFSNYLGWQLTKAVGLAKALGFTPPVTLQPQYSLLVREIESEIVPASLDAGIGLLPWSPLAGGWLTGKYRRDEMPTGATRLGEDPARGMEAFTPRNGQERTWAILDEVRRVADAHGSSSARVSLAWLEAQPAVTSVILGARTVEQLEDNMASADLELTADEIASLSAVSAPVVSDYPYGPAGVQQRHRAIDVRG, from the coding sequence ATGCACTACCGGAATCTGGGGAACAGCGGCGCGGTCGTCTCGACCTACGCGCTCGGCACCATGACCTTCGGCGCGGAGGCCGACGAGGAGACCTCGGGGCGCATCCTCGAGGCGTACGTCGAAGGCGGCGGCACGTTCATCGACACGGCGGACGTCTACACGTCGGGCGTCTCGGAGGAGATCGTCGGCCGCTGGCTGCAGGCGCACCCGACCGAGGCCGACCAGCTCGTCGTCGCGACGAAGGGCCGCTTCCCGATGGGGGAGGGCAACAACGACGTCGGCACCTCGCGCCGCCACCTCACCCGCGCGCTCGACGACTCGCTCCGCCGCCTCGGCGTCGACACGATCGATCTCTACCAGATGCACGCCTGGGACGCCGTGACCCCGCTCGAGGAGACCCTGCGCTTCCTCGACGACGCCGTCCGCGCCGGCAAGATCTCGTACTACGGCTTCTCGAACTACCTGGGCTGGCAGCTGACGAAGGCCGTCGGGCTCGCGAAGGCGCTCGGGTTCACGCCGCCCGTCACACTGCAGCCGCAGTACTCGCTGCTCGTGCGCGAGATCGAGTCGGAGATCGTGCCGGCGTCGCTGGATGCGGGCATCGGCCTGCTGCCCTGGTCGCCGCTCGCGGGCGGCTGGCTCACCGGCAAGTACCGCCGCGACGAGATGCCCACCGGAGCGACCCGCCTCGGCGAGGACCCGGCGCGCGGCATGGAGGCGTTCACGCCGCGGAACGGCCAGGAGCGCACGTGGGCGATCCTCGACGAGGTGCGCCGGGTCGCCGACGCCCACGGATCCAGCTCGGCCCGTGTCTCGCTCGCGTGGCTCGAGGCGCAGCCGGCCGTGACCAGCGTGATCCTCGGCGCCCGCACCGTCGAGCAGCTCGAGGACAACATGGCCTCGGCCGACCTCGAGCTCACGGCCGACGAGATCGCGTCGCTCAGCGCGGTGAGCGCGCCCGTGGTGTCCGACTACCCGTACGGCCCGGCCGGCGTGCAGCAGCGCCACCGCGCGATCGACGTGCGCGGCTGA
- a CDS encoding MFS transporter: MTPPNAFPPTAPLPIQTRRPPWRHTLIALSVPNFRRFTASNVIAMTSGWMQRIAQDWLVLELTGSVTAVGITVAMQFAPMLFFGLLGGVIVDRCSKRMLMMITQGTYALLSALLAVLTLSGAVEAWHIFAIAFATGLVTVIDNPARQVFVTEIVGQKHLRNAISVNSSAFQLGGMVGPALSGVLLLAVGAGWSFAINALACVVVVLTLWSLRTRDLIRIPPAPRRRGQLAEGLRYARSKPTILWPVVLVAVFSVFGLTMPVLLAAFASQVYDVGAGGYGFFNSMVAIGALTGALLSTRRATVRLRTIVVGVGITGLLQAAAGLMPGIAPFAVLLVTVGMASLLFQTAANSLVQLSSNVAIRGRVMSVYVLVLLGGQAIGGPLMGGIVEAWGVHAGMVVSGGMPALAAAVVAVILARRGQLTLEVVVRRHVPRVRITPREPGAGRPRVAGAGEGTTGGGLSRARRSRGGAAARRPGRTGSRTPRARSPR, from the coding sequence GTGACCCCGCCGAACGCCTTCCCCCCGACCGCCCCGCTCCCGATCCAGACCCGCCGCCCGCCGTGGCGTCACACGCTCATCGCCCTGAGCGTGCCGAACTTCCGCCGGTTCACGGCGTCCAACGTCATCGCCATGACCTCGGGCTGGATGCAGCGCATCGCCCAGGACTGGCTCGTGCTCGAACTCACCGGCAGCGTCACCGCGGTCGGCATCACGGTCGCGATGCAGTTCGCGCCGATGCTGTTCTTCGGCCTGCTCGGCGGCGTCATCGTCGACCGGTGCTCGAAGCGGATGCTGATGATGATCACGCAGGGCACCTACGCGCTCCTCAGCGCGCTCCTCGCCGTGCTCACGCTCTCGGGCGCGGTCGAGGCGTGGCACATCTTCGCCATCGCGTTCGCGACCGGTCTCGTGACGGTGATCGACAACCCGGCGCGCCAGGTGTTCGTCACCGAGATCGTGGGGCAAAAGCACCTGCGGAACGCCATCAGCGTCAACTCGTCGGCGTTCCAGCTCGGCGGCATGGTGGGGCCCGCGCTCAGCGGTGTCCTGCTGCTCGCGGTCGGCGCCGGCTGGTCGTTCGCGATCAACGCGCTCGCGTGCGTCGTCGTGGTCCTCACGCTGTGGAGCCTGAGGACCCGCGACCTGATCCGCATCCCGCCCGCCCCGCGCCGCCGCGGCCAGCTCGCGGAGGGCCTCCGGTACGCGCGCTCGAAGCCGACCATCCTGTGGCCCGTCGTGCTCGTGGCGGTGTTCAGCGTGTTCGGGCTCACCATGCCCGTGCTCCTCGCGGCGTTCGCGAGCCAGGTCTACGACGTGGGCGCCGGAGGCTACGGGTTCTTCAACTCGATGGTCGCGATCGGCGCGCTCACGGGCGCGCTGCTCTCGACCCGTCGCGCGACCGTGCGGCTGCGGACCATCGTGGTCGGCGTCGGGATCACCGGCCTGCTGCAGGCGGCCGCGGGGCTGATGCCCGGGATCGCGCCGTTCGCGGTGCTGCTCGTCACGGTCGGCATGGCGTCGCTGCTGTTCCAGACCGCCGCGAACTCGCTCGTGCAGCTCTCCAGCAACGTCGCAATCCGCGGACGCGTGATGAGCGTCTACGTGCTCGTGCTGCTCGGCGGCCAGGCGATCGGCGGTCCGCTGATGGGCGGGATCGTCGAAGCGTGGGGTGTGCACGCCGGCATGGTCGTGTCCGGTGGGATGCCGGCGCTGGCCGCGGCGGTGGTGGCCGTGATCCTCGCCCGCCGCGGCCAGCTGACCCTCGAGGTCGTGGTGCGCCGGCACGTGCCGCGCGTGCGGATCACGCCCCGGGAGCCGGGTGCCGGCCGCCCCCGCGTCGCCGGAGCTGGCGAGGGGACGACCGGCGGCGGGCTCAGCCGCGCACGTCGATCGCGCGGTGGCGCTGCTGCACGCCGGCCGGGCCGTACGGGTAGTCGGACACCACGGGCGCGCTCACCGCGCTGA
- a CDS encoding Cof-type HAD-IIB family hydrolase encodes MGAVTTTPAPLGLLLDVDGPIASPITRTLAIPSIAADLVELAAAGVPVVFNTGRSDAFIREQVVGPLLAAGLPAGARVHAVCEKGASWFSITADGAGEVHVDRSLALPEAYMRDMERLVAERFADSMFFDTTKHAMVSVEQLTSVPSADYLRLQPDLDARAVEILTAHGLGSVLEGVEVPDAHGEVQVRVDPTIISTDVESIRLGKDLGAARALELLADSGPLPLRWRTVGDSRTDYAMARWLHENGHEVAHVDVRPADGIPATPYPVLTAGDLIHDEAGAALLAQWVRIVRGEADDDSAFLAPGRGAS; translated from the coding sequence ATGGGAGCCGTGACCACGACCCCCGCGCCCCTCGGCCTCCTCCTCGACGTCGACGGCCCCATCGCCAGCCCGATCACCCGCACCCTCGCCATCCCGAGCATCGCCGCCGACCTCGTGGAGCTCGCGGCCGCGGGCGTCCCGGTCGTCTTCAACACGGGCCGCTCGGATGCCTTCATCCGCGAGCAGGTCGTCGGCCCGCTGCTCGCGGCAGGTCTCCCCGCAGGGGCCCGCGTGCACGCCGTGTGCGAGAAGGGTGCGTCCTGGTTCTCGATCACGGCGGACGGCGCGGGGGAGGTGCACGTCGACCGCTCGCTCGCGCTGCCCGAGGCGTACATGCGCGACATGGAGCGGCTCGTCGCCGAGCGCTTCGCCGACTCGATGTTCTTCGACACCACCAAGCACGCCATGGTCTCGGTCGAGCAGCTCACGAGCGTCCCGTCCGCCGACTACCTCCGGCTGCAGCCCGACCTCGACGCCCGCGCCGTCGAGATCCTCACGGCGCACGGCCTCGGCTCGGTGCTCGAGGGCGTCGAGGTGCCGGACGCGCACGGCGAGGTGCAGGTGCGCGTGGACCCGACGATCATCTCGACCGACGTCGAGTCGATCCGCCTCGGCAAGGACCTCGGCGCCGCCCGCGCCCTGGAGCTCCTCGCCGACAGCGGCCCGCTGCCGCTGCGCTGGCGCACGGTCGGCGACTCGCGCACCGACTACGCGATGGCCAGGTGGCTGCACGAGAACGGGCACGAGGTCGCGCACGTCGACGTGCGGCCGGCCGACGGGATCCCCGCGACGCCGTACCCCGTGCTCACCGCGGGCGACCTCATCCACGACGAGGCGGGCGCCGCGCTGCTCGCGCAGTGGGTGCGCATCGTGCGCGGCGAGGCCGATGACGACTCCGCGTTCCTCGCGCCGGGGCGCGGCGCGAGCTGA
- a CDS encoding MFS transporter → MTNTSPIFLPDLERAERSGRRRPAPGVDPSFRFPWVGILTLAACVFLSVTSEMLPTGLLSEMSGDLGVEESRVGLLVSVFAVAVVVSSAPLAALTRRVPRHALLLGVLAVFATSNLLTALAPTFELVTATRVLGGLAHGLFWAVVGAYSAHLVPPALIGRAVALTVGGGSLAFVLGVPLGTAAGQAFGWRAAFAGIGVLTLLGIVLVWRFLPAVGRPEREAPVDAPAGGRVGIRQRMAGQGLGGVLLVCLTAMVIMIGHYGFYTYVDPFVTRVMGIPEQQLSAMLFGYGIAGAVGLLIAGTVFASRPQLGVLAGLAAAAAGVSALAFVPGLWVVAIPGFLLWGLAFGAIPTLLQTRMLHAAHPSFRDTASSFYTTAFNVGIGGGALVGGALLDGLGIASLPGAFLAVMAVAVVLVVGSAGRAARGRAAAAREAA, encoded by the coding sequence ATGACGAACACCTCCCCCATCTTCCTGCCCGACCTCGAGCGCGCCGAGCGCTCCGGTCGTCGGCGCCCGGCACCGGGCGTCGACCCGTCCTTCCGCTTCCCCTGGGTCGGGATCCTCACGCTCGCCGCGTGCGTGTTCCTCAGCGTCACGAGCGAGATGCTGCCCACGGGCCTCCTCAGCGAGATGAGCGGCGACCTCGGCGTCGAGGAGTCGCGCGTGGGCCTGCTCGTCTCGGTGTTCGCGGTCGCGGTGGTCGTCTCCAGCGCGCCGCTCGCGGCCCTCACCCGCCGCGTCCCGCGGCACGCGCTGCTGCTCGGGGTGCTCGCGGTCTTCGCGACGAGCAACCTCCTCACCGCCCTCGCGCCGACGTTCGAGCTCGTCACCGCGACGCGCGTGCTCGGCGGCCTCGCGCACGGCCTGTTCTGGGCGGTCGTCGGCGCGTACTCGGCGCACCTGGTGCCGCCCGCGCTCATCGGCCGGGCGGTCGCGCTGACGGTCGGCGGCGGAAGCCTCGCGTTCGTGCTCGGCGTGCCGCTCGGCACCGCGGCCGGGCAGGCGTTCGGCTGGCGGGCGGCGTTCGCGGGGATCGGGGTGCTCACGCTCCTCGGCATCGTGCTGGTCTGGCGCTTCCTGCCGGCGGTGGGGCGGCCCGAGCGCGAGGCGCCGGTCGACGCGCCCGCGGGTGGTCGCGTCGGGATCCGGCAGCGCATGGCCGGGCAGGGCCTCGGCGGCGTGCTCCTCGTGTGCCTCACGGCGATGGTGATCATGATCGGCCACTACGGCTTCTACACGTACGTCGACCCGTTCGTCACGCGCGTGATGGGGATCCCCGAGCAGCAGCTCAGCGCCATGCTCTTCGGCTACGGGATCGCCGGCGCGGTCGGGCTCCTCATCGCCGGCACCGTGTTCGCGAGCCGACCGCAGCTGGGCGTGCTCGCGGGGCTCGCGGCGGCGGCGGCGGGCGTCAGCGCCCTCGCGTTCGTGCCCGGCCTCTGGGTCGTCGCGATCCCCGGCTTCCTCCTCTGGGGCCTCGCGTTCGGCGCGATCCCGACCCTGCTCCAGACCCGCATGCTGCACGCCGCGCACCCGTCGTTCCGCGACACCGCGAGCTCCTTCTACACGACCGCGTTCAACGTCGGGATCGGCGGCGGCGCCCTCGTGGGCGGCGCGCTGCTCGACGGGCTCGGCATCGCGTCGCTGCCGGGGGCGTTCCTCGCGGTGATGGCGGTGGCGGTCGTGCTCGTCGTGGGATCCGCGGGCCGGGCCGCCCGGGGTCGCGCGGCTGCCGCGCGCGAGGCTGCCTGA
- a CDS encoding DUF3459 domain-containing protein, producing the protein MESAALSTDPAAVGDDRSPDLAPADAASAPPIDRDALAADLRPLAGDDADALADALAADLGDTRPRSASAASAPADLDLAGRTGGVCYVDRYADDLRGLVARIPALRDLGLTHLQITPVAARADHGADADGLLAPGVRVRAGLGSAADLGDLADALHDAGLTLAVDLSPADADAPLADRIRGAVREAVALAAVGADVIRVDSVDVLGEHRDADRAALLRVIATLGRRASPALALAVVADADPRGSAELLDGDAVRLADDPALTALVWEALATRSAALLARALERRGDVPAGSARTARVRSHDALRFSFDDGDARALGIDPDEHRRFLAEYHVGGFPGSHARGIRHPGGAVAGTTASLAGLEQDDPGAVERILLAHSIALSTGGLPLIVLGDEVGQLNDYGYDDVPAHADDSRWVNRPLYPFERYDQRDDRTTSTGVIHAGIRRLVAVRRATPALGGTRVVGFDANDPHVLGYQRPHDDGTVLVLANLGDEPATVSAETLGGFAEHAVDLVRDERLRLTKGIVLSPRTFVWLQATHDLA; encoded by the coding sequence ATGGAGAGCGCAGCGCTCAGTACCGATCCCGCGGCAGTCGGAGACGACCGCTCCCCTGACCTCGCCCCCGCTGACGCGGCCTCCGCGCCCCCGATCGACCGCGACGCCCTCGCCGCCGACCTCCGCCCGCTCGCGGGCGACGACGCCGATGCGCTGGCCGACGCGCTGGCCGCCGACCTCGGCGACACGCGCCCCCGCAGCGCCTCGGCCGCCAGCGCCCCCGCCGACCTCGACCTCGCCGGCCGCACGGGCGGCGTCTGCTACGTCGACCGCTACGCCGACGACCTCCGGGGACTCGTCGCGCGGATCCCCGCCCTCCGCGACCTCGGCCTCACGCACCTGCAGATCACCCCCGTCGCCGCGCGCGCGGACCACGGCGCCGATGCCGACGGCCTCCTCGCGCCGGGCGTGCGCGTGCGCGCCGGCCTCGGATCCGCGGCCGACCTCGGCGACCTCGCCGACGCCCTGCACGACGCCGGCCTCACGCTCGCGGTCGACCTCTCCCCCGCCGACGCCGACGCGCCCCTCGCCGACCGGATCCGCGGCGCCGTCCGCGAGGCCGTCGCCCTCGCCGCCGTCGGGGCCGACGTGATCCGCGTGGATTCCGTCGACGTCCTCGGCGAGCACCGCGACGCCGACCGGGCCGCGCTCCTCCGCGTCATCGCCACGCTCGGCCGCCGCGCCTCCCCCGCGCTCGCGCTGGCCGTCGTCGCCGATGCCGACCCGCGCGGATCCGCGGAGCTGCTGGACGGCGACGCCGTGCGCCTCGCCGACGACCCGGCGCTCACCGCGCTCGTCTGGGAGGCGCTCGCCACCCGATCCGCCGCCCTGCTCGCGCGCGCCCTCGAGCGCCGCGGCGACGTGCCCGCCGGCTCGGCCCGCACCGCGCGCGTCCGCAGCCACGACGCCCTCCGCTTCTCCTTCGACGACGGCGACGCGCGCGCCCTCGGCATCGACCCCGACGAGCACCGCCGCTTCCTCGCCGAGTACCACGTGGGCGGGTTCCCCGGCAGCCACGCGCGCGGCATCCGGCACCCGGGCGGCGCGGTCGCCGGCACCACGGCGTCCCTCGCGGGCCTCGAGCAGGACGACCCGGGCGCCGTCGAGCGGATCCTGCTCGCCCACTCCATCGCGCTCAGCACGGGCGGCCTGCCGCTGATCGTGCTCGGCGACGAGGTCGGCCAGCTGAACGACTACGGCTACGACGACGTCCCCGCCCACGCCGACGACAGCAGGTGGGTGAACCGCCCGCTCTACCCGTTCGAGCGCTACGACCAGCGCGACGACCGCACCACGAGCACGGGCGTCATCCACGCCGGGATCCGTCGGCTCGTCGCGGTCCGCCGCGCCACGCCCGCGCTCGGCGGCACGCGGGTCGTCGGCTTCGACGCGAACGACCCGCACGTGCTCGGCTACCAGCGCCCGCACGACGACGGCACGGTCCTCGTGCTCGCGAACCTCGGCGACGAGCCGGCGACGGTCTCCGCGGAGACGCTCGGCGGGTTCGCGGAGCACGCCGTGGACCTCGTGCGCGACGAGCGGCTCCGCCTCACCAAGGGGATCGTCCTCAGCCCGCGCACGTTCGTCTGGCTCCAGGCGACTCACGACCTCGCGTGA